From Candidatus Manganitrophus morganii, the proteins below share one genomic window:
- a CDS encoding LON peptidase substrate-binding domain-containing protein — translation MARTQIPDWVPLFPLPNVVFFPKTYLPLHIFEPRYREMVEDALGGDRMIGMVLLKEGWEINYDGNPPIHETGSVGRIIRSQRLDDGRYNIILYGLKKCLIRGERHDRSYRQGRIETVEEPQTELLLAPLKEKLVDLTMRYRQKMPGAEALESILEIGLEDDVLVATLSAGLPLTVLEKQFLLEAGDLSQRAKRLAELMEMGLHTIGQTDGQTEG, via the coding sequence ATGGCGAGAACACAAATTCCGGATTGGGTTCCCCTTTTTCCCCTCCCGAATGTGGTCTTCTTTCCAAAGACCTATCTTCCCCTCCATATTTTCGAACCACGTTACCGCGAGATGGTCGAAGATGCCTTGGGCGGGGATCGGATGATCGGAATGGTCCTCTTGAAAGAGGGCTGGGAAATCAATTATGATGGGAACCCGCCGATCCATGAGACCGGCTCGGTCGGGCGGATCATTCGATCCCAACGGCTCGACGACGGACGATACAACATCATTCTCTATGGCCTGAAGAAATGTCTGATTCGGGGCGAACGTCACGACCGGAGTTACCGGCAGGGGCGAATCGAGACCGTTGAGGAGCCTCAGACCGAGTTACTCCTCGCGCCGCTCAAAGAAAAGTTGGTCGATCTGACGATGCGCTACCGCCAGAAGATGCCGGGGGCCGAGGCGTTGGAGTCGATTTTGGAAATCGGGCTTGAAGACGATGTCTTGGTGGCGACCCTCTCGGCGGGGCTTCCGCTGACGGTCTTGGAAAAACAGTTTTTGCTGGAAGCCGGAGACCTCTCACAACGGGCAAAACGTTTGGCGGAATTGATGGAGATGGGTCTTCATACCATTGGACAAACGGATGGACAAACGGAGGGATAG
- a CDS encoding CoB--CoM heterodisulfide reductase iron-sulfur subunit B family protein: MKYALFPGCASKGATPELYTSTMKVVGRLGLDIVELEAFNCCGAGVISEADPDLAYTLNARTLATAEKMGINNVMTICGTCQGILGGANKNLQEDEVLRERINRALKDATGLEYHGTVEVKHLQWILIKDFGLDELSKFITHPLNVSIAPFYGCYILRPSRATGFDDWENPTSLEKLIRAVGAYPVEYDGRTKCCGFPVLLEKDQIALSMVAKNVGEAKEKGSDAMVTPCPLCHMSLDIYQDHAEDRLQQTRPDETLGVPILHLPQLLGLAMGFSPKELGMKRHLVSTAPLIEKIQ; the protein is encoded by the coding sequence ATGAAGTACGCCCTCTTCCCAGGATGCGCCTCCAAGGGAGCCACCCCCGAGCTCTACACCTCCACCATGAAAGTGGTCGGACGCCTCGGTCTCGACATCGTTGAGCTTGAAGCGTTTAACTGCTGCGGGGCCGGCGTGATCAGCGAAGCCGACCCGGATCTCGCCTACACCCTCAATGCCCGGACCCTCGCCACCGCCGAGAAGATGGGGATCAACAATGTCATGACGATCTGCGGAACCTGCCAGGGGATCCTGGGCGGGGCGAACAAGAACTTGCAAGAAGACGAGGTCCTGCGCGAACGGATCAACCGGGCGCTCAAGGACGCCACCGGGCTGGAGTACCACGGAACCGTCGAAGTGAAACATCTTCAGTGGATTTTGATCAAAGATTTCGGCTTGGACGAGCTGAGCAAGTTTATTACCCATCCTTTGAACGTATCGATCGCGCCGTTCTACGGCTGCTATATTTTGCGCCCTTCTCGCGCCACCGGCTTTGACGATTGGGAAAATCCGACCTCGCTCGAGAAATTGATCCGAGCTGTCGGTGCCTATCCGGTCGAATACGACGGCCGGACAAAGTGCTGCGGCTTCCCCGTGCTCCTGGAGAAAGATCAGATTGCGCTGAGCATGGTCGCGAAGAACGTCGGCGAGGCGAAGGAAAAAGGAAGCGACGCGATGGTCACCCCCTGCCCCCTCTGCCACATGAGCCTCGATATCTATCAGGACCACGCCGAAGACCGGCTTCAGCAAACCCGTCCGGACGAGACGCTCGGTGTTCCGATCCTCCACCTTCCTCAACTCCTCGGCCTGGCAATGGGCTTCTCACCCAAAGAGCTCGGGATGAAGCGACACCTTGTTTCCACCGCACCTCTGATTGAAAAAATACAGTAA